TAGCAACTTTTTTATTTTTAAAATTTATTCGATAACTAACGTGGTGTTTGGTAAATCATTTATAATACTACAAATGGTTACAAAAAAGAAAACGTATAACTGAAGACTGATATAATTTATCATACTTGGTAGAATTTTAAACTAGATAAAAGTCGTTTTAAGAAGTATAGTAATAGTACTAGAAGGAGCTAACTTAGGTAAGAGTTGAATAGATTTATCTAGATATGTTAATTTTAAAGCTTTATCTTGAGTTTTGTCGAAATTGGTAAAAATTTAAACTAGACGGAAGTGAGTTTTGACGGTATAGTAAGTATATCGGGTGACCTGATACAAAAGAAAAATAAATTTAAAACATATTACGAAAAAGATTTGCAAAAATCTTTTTTAAAAAATCATGAATGACTGACTAGTCTACACACATATGACAATCCTACCGATGAATTTAATTTAGTCTACATACCTGCGAAATGCTGCAGGGACATAAAAGGGACTTAGTGAGTTGGAAGCTTTGAGGAAACGTGGATACTCGGAGTGGATGCCAATAAACGAAATACCTTGAATGTCGGTGCTTGCACCAGCAAAAAAACATTTAAATTTATTCAAGGGGGATTTCCGAAAATGAACAAAAAATTATTAAAGGTTGCCGTTACAAGTGCATTAACTGTTGCATTTGCTGTACCAGCATTTGCAAATCCATTCGTTGATGTATCTAAAGATCATTGGGCATATGATGCAGTTGTTGAGTTAGCTAAAGAAGGTGTAATTGAAGGTTATGGCGATAACACTTTCCGTGGTGAGCAAAACATTACTCGTTATGAAATGGCTCAAATGGTAGCAAAAGCTATGGATCAAGATCTAACTGGTGAACAAAAAGCCACTGTTGAAAAACTAGCGAGAGAATTTGCTAAAGAATTAAACTCTTTAGGTAAAGATGTTAAAAATCTTAAAGCTGAACAAGAACGTGTAAAAATTTCCGGTGATGCTCGTGTTCGTTATGGTTCTAACGATGAAAGCGACAAAACTGACTTCAGAGCACGTGTTACTCTTGACGGAAAAATTTCTGACAACTTAAAATTCAACACTCGTGTATCCAGTGGTGACATTAGTTATGACGAAAATAGTGAAGGCATCGTTTTAGATACTGCAAACTTAAGCTTTAATGCACTTGGCTTAGAAAATACAGTTGGTCGCCAAGACTTAACTTTAGGTACTGGTACAATCATTGACGATACAATGACTGGTATTAGCTCTGAAGTTGGCGGTTTAAAAGTATTCTATGGCAACCATGCATCTGAAGAACAAGACTTATTTGGTGCTGAATACGGTACTGAATTGTTTGGTGCAGATGTGAACCTTGATTATATGAAAGCTGATGCTAAACAAGGTGAAGATAAAGAGTTCTATGGCGTGAATACTTCTTTCGGTATCACAAAAAATATCAGCATGAACGCTGAATATGCAAAAGAAAATAAATCCGGTGATGATGCAGTAGCTTATGGTATCAAATTCGATAAATTAGGTTTATCTGCAACTTACAAAGATGTAGAATCTGGTGCAGCTACTAACTATGGTACACAAGCATACGATATCAATAACGTATCTTTCTTAAGTGAAGGTTACAAAGGTATGGAATACAAACTTGAAAGAGAATTAAATGAAAATACTCTATTCACTGTAAAATACCAAGACTTTGAAAACCAAGCTGGTACAAAAGATGATAACCGTACTTCTGCTTACTTGAATGTTAAATTCTAATTATTAAAAGAGTTAGTTTCTGAAAACAGCCGCCTTGCGATTGCAAGGTGGCTGTTTTATACTGTAGGCAGAGAGAGGTGAGTTGATGAATATTTTATCTATTGATCCAGGACGAGAAAAGAGCGGTGTAGCTATTTTAAATCAAGATGAAATTTTGCTGCATCAAGTAATAGAAAGTGAGATATTAATAGAATTTTGTATCGCAAATATCAAAAAATTTAAGATTTTAGCAATTGTTATTGGAGATGGAACCTCTTCAAAAGAAGCAATAAAAAATCTGAAAAATGAGATAAAGGAAATGCCTATTTATAAAATCAATGAGTATCGTACAACTGATGCGGCAAAAATTCGTTATTGGAAGGATAATCCCCCAAAGGGGTTGAAAAGATTTTTTCCTAAAGGTCTGTTAGTTCCTCCGCGCCCTATAGATGATTATGCAGCAATTATTTTAGGTGAACGATATTTGGAAAATAATAAAAAGAAAAAGTAGCAAAATAAATTTATTTTGCTACTTTTTCTTTTTATCCTATTTTGTCGAAAAAAGAAGAATGTAAATGACCTTTATTAAGTTTTTTAAGATTTAAAAACTTAAATAATGAGGTTTTTGGTGATAAATATGATTTTAAACTTGCTTTTTCGACAAAATGAATTATAATATAGATAAGATTTCGACAAAATATACATAATAAATTGACGAAAAAAGTCGAAAATTTATAAAATGTAGAAAAAAATATTAATTTAGGGTATTGTGTCGAAATATGAAATGGGTTATAATAAACCCGTAAAGAAAATACAGCACAGGATTTATATGGCTGTAAATGAAGAGTTTACATATTTGGGATTGAATTCAAGTAAGGAAATATAATTGAAGAGGAAACGTGGATACTCTTGAAACGTATTTTCTGAAAAAATTTTTTTCTGGAAACGAAACTCGAAAAAATAATTTATTTTGAGGGGGATTTTCTCATGAAAAAAACACTTGCTGCTGCAATTACTTCAGCATTAGTTATCGGCGTAGCTGGTACAACTTTTGCTGCTGCAAATCCATTTTCCGATGTAAAGGCTGATCATTGGTCTTTCGACGCTGTTGCTAAATTAGCACAAGAAGGCGTTATTGAAGGTTATGGCGACAACTCTTTCCGCGGTGATTCTCACATCACTCGTTATGAAATGGCTCAAATGGTAGCAAAAGCTATGGCAAAAGAAGACAAAGTGAATAAACAACAAAAAGCTATGATTGACAAATTGGCTGCAGAATATGCTGCAGAATTAGATAATCTTGGCGTTCGCGTTGCTAACTTAGAAAGCAAAATTGATAATGTAACTTGGAACGGACAACTTCGTCTTCGTACACAAAAATGGGAAACAGAAGGTTCAGATGCTGCTTCCCAAAATCAAGTGTATTACGATTTAAATCTATCTGCAAAAATTAATGATGCATGGACAGGTCATGTTGAATTAGAAGGCGAACGTGTAATGAATGGCGTGGAATCTAATCCAATGGCAGATGATGATGGTTATGCAACTTCTAATGTTTATGTAGAAGGTCCTTTATTTGGGGCAAATGCAAAAATTGGTAAATTTGATTCTTGGTCTGCACAAGGTCATGTATTAGATGATGCTATGCGTGGTATTGAATTAAACTATACTAGTGATAAATTAGATACTGTTATTAGAGCTGGACGTATAAACGGTGGTAACGATGATTACTATACTTGGCAACATGATAGAGGAGACAAAGGTGGAGACGGTTTAAATAACATGTCAGAACCAGCGAATTATGCAGCTATTGAATTTGATTATCGCACATCTCCTGCAACTACTTTACAATTAGGTTATCATCATTTAACATCTGCAAATAAATTTGCTACTGTAAATGGAACTTTTGATGGTATGAAAGATGATACAAATAATATCTTTACTGCTGGTTTCCAAACTAAATTAACTAATGATTTAAAATTAGATGCTATTTATGCTAAATCAAGTACTGACAGCAATGTTCCACAAACTGCTGATTCTTGGGGTTATAATTACGACGACAACGATGGTTATGCTGTTTATTTAAGATATAAAGGTGCTGATATTTCTGACAAAGGAAGTTATGGTATGTGGGTTGGATATTTTGATATTCCAATTTCTACAGTAATTTCTCCAACATACTATCTAGGTCATAGCTATGAAGCATTAGAAGTTGGTGTAGGTTACGTTCCTGCTGAAAACGTATTAGCAAAAGTTTACTACTGGGATGCAAAAGGTATTGGCGATACTCCAGATGCTGATATGTATCGTGCTCAAGTACAATTCTTCTTCTAATCCTAAAATTAAAAAATTATTGCGCGATAATTTTACAAGGCTCTTGCAGATGCAAGAGCCTTTTTTATTTAAAAAATAAAAAAAGTTTTTGGAAATTTTTTAAAATAAAATAAAATTTAAATTTTTATTATAAATTTAGAAAAACACCTTATCAATATTATGATTTTAGGTGTTTTTTTTTATTTTATAAATTTAAAATTCTTCATTAATATGTAAAAAAACTTTATTTCCATTTATGAAAATTAAATGGAAATAAATTGATTATATTTCCAAATTAAAAGAAGGAGTTTTATTTTAGTTGGAGAATCTTACAAAATCAAAGAGTTAAATTGCCAAATATAAGAAGTAAAAAGGAGCTCATTATAAATACTTTACAAAAAAGAAATATTTTAACATGAATAAAATTGCTTAAAAAGCAATAAATTGATATTGCTGGAATTTAAAATAAAAGTATAAAATTCAAATAAAAATAACATCATAATAAAAATTCCCAGTAAATTAAAGGATTTAAAGTATGTTTAATACATTTTATCAGTAAAATTCTAAAAAAAATATTTATTTCAAGTATTGCAAAAAAAATCTTTTAAATGTATAATATGCCATGTAAAAGCTTGGAAAGCTATTAGCGCGAAATATTCGCGTTATAATAGAGAGTTACATATTTTGGATAAATTGAAGAAGGAAATAATATTTGATGAGGAAACGTGGATACTCTTAAATTGAATTTCTAACTGAGATTTTTTCTGAAAATGAACTCAAAAAATAAAAAAATATTTATTTTAAGGGGGATTTTCTCATGAAAAAAACACTTGCTGCTGCAATCACTTCAGCACTAGTAATCGGTGCGGCTAGCACAACATTTGCTGCTGCAAATCCATTCTCTGATGTTGCAACTGACCATTGGTCTTTCGACGCTGTTGCTAAATTAGCTCAAGAAGGCGTTATCGAAGGTTATGGCGACAACACTTTCCGTGGTGATTCTCATATCACTCGTTATGAAATGGCTCAAATGGTAGCAAAAGCTATGGCTAAAGAAGACAAAGCTAATGCACAACAAAAAGCTATGATTGATAAATTAGCTGCTGAATATGCTGCTGAATTAGACAATCTTGGTGTTCGTGTAGCAAACTTAGAAGAAAAAGTTGGCAACGTAACTTGGGGTGGTAAAGTTCGTTTGCGTTTAATTTCTGATGATCCAAGTGATGGTGACAGAAACACTACAACTAGCCAATCATATGCTGAATTATGGGCAAATGCAAAAATTAATAGTGATTGGTCAGCTCATGTAAAAGTTACATCTGATCGCACAATGGATAAAGAGGAAACTCATTTAATTGGGAATGATGCTTCTTCTAACAATGTGTTTGTTGAGGGGCCTTTATTTGGTGCAGATGCTAAATTTGGTAAATTTGATGTATTTACAAACAACTATGGTTATGTAATGGATGATCCTATGACTGGTGCTCAATTGACTTGGAAAGGTGATAAACTTACAACTACTGTACGTGCAGGACGTTTAACAGATGAATTTTGGGTAAATGAAAAATATGATGATGCTGACAATTTCTTGGGTTATGACAATGCAGATACTCAATCCATTGAATTAACTTACGGGTTGAGCAATTCAGCGAATGTAAATGCTGCTTATTATAATGTATCAACTCAAAATTGGGATGATGAGAATCTTCACATTTGGACATTGGGATTTGACAGTAAACTAGGGGAAGATTGGAAAATTGATGCTGTTTATGCAAAATCTAATGCTGATGGAGACGATATCAAAGATAACGGTTATTCTGTAAACTTAACTTATAAAGGTGCTGATATCAAAACAGTAGGTTCTTATGACGTTTGGTTAGGATACCGTAACACTCCTGTTTCAACACAAATTAGCACAACTAACTTTGGTAAAAAAGATTATAAAGGTTGGGAACTTGGTTTTGATTACGTTCCTGCTGAAAATATTCAATTCCAAGCTAGATATTTTGATTCTAAAAATATCTACGATAGCGATATCAAAGATAAACAAGTTCGTGCGCAAGTTGAATTTTTCTTCTAATTTGAACGAACAAAAGGCAGTACTCGCTGGCTTTCGAAAGACTCCTGCATTTGCAGGAGTCTTTTTTATTTTCCTTTTTGCAGGATTTTCACGATTCATTTAGAATTATGATAGAAAAAGGAAATATAGGAGGAAAAGGAATGTTACGTAAACCAATTGCAGTATTACTTATGCTAGTATTTTGTTTTTCTAGTATAGCTTTAGCCGCGGAAAATAAAGCGGAAATGACGGTATTAGGAAAAGTTATTGCTGTTGAAAATGCATTTTATGGAAGTGAGCAAACTGGCTCACTATTAGAGCGTATCGGAAAATTGGAACGCGATTTATATGGTGCAGAAACAAATAATGCGATGGTAGCAAAAATGGATGCAATATATGATAATGTGTTTCATAATACAAGTGGACCATCTTTAATTATGAAAGCCAATTCTGTGGAATGGGCAATTATGCACGAGGTGTCAACGGCACCAATTAAAACTCGTATAGAACAAATGGAAATGATGATTCATGGCACAGCAAATATGGGATCGTATACAGAGCGACTAAGCTCTCTTATGCAACTATCATTTGTTGATGGTGATGTCACTTTAGTAAATAAATTTGTAGAACCAGATACATTGGTGAAAATAAAATTGGTTACTTCTATTGATAGTAAAACATCTCGCGTAGGAGATGCTGTGCATTATGTAGCTGCTGAAGATGTAGTTTATCAAGGGGCTTTATTAGTTGCAAAAGGAGCAGAGGGAACTGGCATAATTACAAAAGTTTCTCAAGCACAGAATTTTGGACGTGATGCAAAAATAGATATTGATTTTCAAAATATTACTACCCTTGATGGTACAAAAATGAACACTTTCCTAGGGGAAAAAGCGCAAAAAGAAACTGAAACAATGGTAATTGCAGCAGGTGCAACTGTGGCAGGACTCGCTATTTTGGGACCTGTAGGTATCGTGACTGGTGCCTTTGTTAAAGGGAAAAATATAGAAATTCCGGAAGGCACTGAAATATATATTCAAACGAAAAATGAGTCTTCTGTTGACGGAATTCAAATAGAGGCACTGTAATTTTGTCATTGATAAAATAGCCATACATATTTTGTGTATGGTTATTTTCTATTTACATATATTAACATAAGAGCTAAGAAGGAAATAGGCGATAATTGTAGAATAATAAATAGTTAATAAATTAACACTAATTAGATTTCTGCTAGGAAAATCCTAGATTAGAGTAGGAGTAATATTTATTATGAATAAGCCAGTAAAGGCATTGTGTGCAGCAATTACGTTGTCGATTTTTTTAGGAACAAGTGTAGTTGTTTTAGCAGCAGAAGAAATAAATGAAAATATTGATACAGTGCAAGAGGTAGAGATTGCAACAAGTCAGCAAAATACTTCAAAAAATCAAGACAATCATAAAGTAAAAAATAAAGATAAGAAAAGTAAAAAAAATGAGAATAAAAAAATAGAACAGGAAGCTGCTCCACCAGCCCCTGTATTTTTTGATGGGGATGATATTTCTTTTGATAGTAATAGTGGAGATGTTTACGCACGTGGAAATGTAATAATTATTCAAGAACCTGCGAAAATTATCACTGATGAAGTAGAAGGTAATACAAAAACAAATGAAGTTTGGATCAAAGATTGGGCAAATATAAAACAGCCGAATGTAGATTTAAATGGGCATGATATTTTTTATAACTATCAACAAAAGACCGGGAAAATGGGGAAAACTGATGGTGTTGTAGATAAAAAGTTCATTCATGGGGAGAATGTTGAAGTATCTCCAGAAATGATCACTATTTATAATGGAACTATCACAAAATGTCCTGCAAAGAAACCAGATTATCGTATTAGTGCTGAGAAAATTGAAGTTTGGCCAAATGATAAGCTGATTGCTTATAATGCGAAATTTTGGGTGAAAGATGTAGTAATTTATAGTACAAAGAAGTATACAACTGAAATAGGCGAAAATCGCGAAGATGCTGTTTTCCCAGAAATGGGGTATAATAGTAGTGATGGCTTCTTCATCAAGCAAACTTTTACTGAGCCAATAGGGGGAGAGGATTCTTCAGTATCAGCCTTTTTTGACTTTGGATACTATACAAAACATGAGTTGAAAAATAGTTATGGCTTTGTGCAGAGAAAGCCTAACTATACCTTGCTGTTACAACAAGGTCACTTTATGGATGATGATGATGAATGGATAAAAAAGGAGCCTGAGATTAAGTTTAATTATGCAACACAGCGTATTGGTGATGGCCCTTGGAAATATGATTTTGAAGCTATTTATGGTAAGTGGAAGGATGAAGATAAATCAAGTTGGCATCAAGACTATACGATTTATTTTTCTCGTGATGTGATAAAATTAAGTGACACCTTAAATCTTTATGTAGGAGCTGGGTATGAAATAGTTAGAGAAAGTTATGATCATTCTCAAACGAACAGTCTAAAGTATGATGTAACTTTTGTGAATAGATTTAGCGATAAGCTTACAGGCTGGTCAGGATATCACTATACGCAAAATAATAATAGTTTGTTTGATTATGACAGTACTGATGTAGCGAAAGAATTAGCAAGCGGAATAAACTATAAGCTTGATGATAAAAATTCTATTACGCTTGAGCAAAGTTATGATTTAGAAAATAAAAGAGTTGCAGATATGGATTATACATTATCTCATGATTTACATTGCTGGGGTATGGATATAACGTATCGAGAAAAACGTGATGAATGGAAATTTATGCTTAAGACAAAACATTGGTTCTAGAAAATTTGATGGGGTGCACAGCGAATGAAAGATGATTTAGTTGAAATAGTTGAGCAAATTCAAAGACAATGTATTTTGGTTATTGGGGATATGGTTGCAGATGTATATTTAGATGGAAGAATCTCAAGAATTTCGCGTGAGGCACCTGTACTTGTTCTTGAACAGGAAAAAGAAAATTTTGTTCCAGGCGGGGCTGCAAATGTTGTTCACAATGTGGCAACTTTGGGTGGCTTAGTTTGGGCTGTAGGTATATTGGGATCTGATGAGCAGGGGAGAGGCCTTCGGTTAGTATTGGAAGAGAAAGGTGTGAATACCGAAGGTCTTGTCCATGACAGTAGTCGATTAACGATTAGTAAAACTAGGGTTGTTGCTGGTGGGGCTGGAACGGTGAGTCAGCAAATTGTGCGAATTGATCGAGAAACAAAAGCTCCTTTAAGTCAATTTGTAGAGGCTGAATTGAGTAAAGTTCTAGCAGAATTACTACCTAAAGTTAAAGGCGTTGTGCTCAGCGATTATGGAAGTGGAACGATTACAGAAGCTTTGCGGAAACAGGTGATTGAATTCTGTGATAACAATGTGATTCCTTGTGTTGTGGATTCAAGATATGACTTGTTGTCCTTTAAAGGAGTACACTATATTAAACAAAATGATGCAGAAGCTGCAAAAGTTGCTGGATTTGAGATAACAAATGATGAACTTTTACTGAAAGCAGGAGCAATTATTTTAGAAAAAATGAATGCAAAAGGTGTGCTTATTACTCGTGGAAGTAAGGGTATGACGTTGTTTGAAAATAATGGAGCTATTCACCATGTTCCGGTAACGAATAAAAGTGAGGTATTCGATGTAAGTGGAGCTGGCGATACGGCGGTAGCGACGTTTATTTTATGTTTGGCATCAGGTGTAGAGCCTGTTCTAGCTGCGGAACTTGCTAATTTTGCTTCTGGAATTGCAGTGCGAAAGTTTGGTACAGCGGCGGTTACGGCGAAAGAATTAAAACAAGTGATAGGAGCGAATTGACAAATGTTAATACCTAGACGTGATATTGGTGTTCTTGCTGATCAGATTCATATGGCAAAACAAAAAATCGTATTTACTAATGGTTGTTTTGATATACTCCATGCAGGACATGTCCGTTATTTAAAGAATGCGAAGTGCTTTGGGGATGTTTTAATTATTGGGCTAAATAGTGATAAATCAGTGCGCGCGCTAAAAGGAATGGGGCGACCTGTGAATGGAGAACAAGATCGTGTTGAAGTTCTCGGAGCATTAAAACCTGTAGATTATGTTGTTTTGTTTGATGATGAAACAGCGGAATCATTGATTGAAGAAATTGAACCTGATATTTATGTAAAGGGTGGAGATTATACACTTGATACTTTGCCGGAAGCTAAGGTTGTAGAATCTTATGGTGGAGAAACCAAGCTAATTCCATTAGTCCCAGGGCGATCTTCAACTAATATTATTAATCGTATAAAAGCTTGTAAATAGAGTAATTAGACTAAACTTAAAATATTTCATAGGTTGAGGATTTTAGCTATGACAATAAATAATATTATGGTTGTAAAATTAAGCGCGATTGGCGATGTGATTCATGCATTGCCAGTTTCTTATGCAATAAAAGAAAGTTTTCCAAATTGTAGATTAACGTGGGTAGTTGAGCCACCTGCCTATGATTTATTAAGAAATAATCCATATATTGATAAAATTATTGTATTTGAAAAGAAAAAATTTAAATCATTGGGAGGGTTTTTGAAAAATATACCCTCTTTTTCTTCTGTTATACGGCAAGAAAAATATGATGTAGTTTTGGATTTACAAGGACTTGGGAAAAGTGCAGCTATTGCATATTTAAGTAATGCACCAATAAAATTAGGGTGTGCTAATATGCGTGAATTCAGTGGCTGGGTGAGCAAACCAGTTTGTGGGCGAAATCAAAATGGCCATATTGTTGAGCGTTATCTTGATGTAGCAAGGGAGCTTGGGTGCAAGGTGAATCAAGTGGTTTTCCCTGTGAAAATTACGCAAGAAGAATCTGAATTGGCAGAACGTATTGCTCAGCAGGCAGGAATGAATATTGAAAATAAATATGTTGTGTTAGCTGTTGGTGCAAATTGGCCGAATAAACGCTGGCCGACAAGTTATTATGCGAAACTGGTGGATTGGTTGTATGATAAAAATATCATTCCTGTTGTAATTGGCGGTGGAGTAGTAGATGATAGGCTTATCGCTGAAATTAACGAAAAGTCAGAAATCCCTCCAATTGATTTAGTTGGAAAAACGACATTGAAACAGTTAGCGTATTTAATAAAAAAATCCGTTGCCTTAGTCGGTGGTGATACAGGCCCAATGCATTTAGCGGCGGGGCTTGGAAAATCTGTAGTTGCATTAATGGGGCCGACAGACGCAAATCGTAATGGTCCATATGGACAATTGGGGAATATAATTGAAATAGATGCAGATTGTAAATATTGTTGGAAAAGAAAGTGTCCATTAGATAAAGATTGTTTAGCACAAATTAGCGTTGAACAAGTGAAAGAAAAATTAATTCATTTTATTTAGGAGATAGATTAGAGATGAAATTTGCTATTGTAGAAGGTACCGTTATTTTTAATAAGGAACAAAAACAAGAGATTGATCAAATTGCCGGTGATTTAATTAATATGGGACATGAAGTTGAGGTTTTTGTTGCGGAAGATTCGAAGTTTTGCAGTACCGCCAATGGCTTAGTA
This genomic interval from Selenobaculum gibii contains the following:
- a CDS encoding bifunctional heptose 7-phosphate kinase/heptose 1-phosphate adenyltransferase, which produces MKDDLVEIVEQIQRQCILVIGDMVADVYLDGRISRISREAPVLVLEQEKENFVPGGAANVVHNVATLGGLVWAVGILGSDEQGRGLRLVLEEKGVNTEGLVHDSSRLTISKTRVVAGGAGTVSQQIVRIDRETKAPLSQFVEAELSKVLAELLPKVKGVVLSDYGSGTITEALRKQVIEFCDNNVIPCVVDSRYDLLSFKGVHYIKQNDAEAAKVAGFEITNDELLLKAGAIILEKMNAKGVLITRGSKGMTLFENNGAIHHVPVTNKSEVFDVSGAGDTAVATFILCLASGVEPVLAAELANFASGIAVRKFGTAAVTAKELKQVIGAN
- a CDS encoding S-layer homology domain-containing protein: MNKKLLKVAVTSALTVAFAVPAFANPFVDVSKDHWAYDAVVELAKEGVIEGYGDNTFRGEQNITRYEMAQMVAKAMDQDLTGEQKATVEKLAREFAKELNSLGKDVKNLKAEQERVKISGDARVRYGSNDESDKTDFRARVTLDGKISDNLKFNTRVSSGDISYDENSEGIVLDTANLSFNALGLENTVGRQDLTLGTGTIIDDTMTGISSEVGGLKVFYGNHASEEQDLFGAEYGTELFGADVNLDYMKADAKQGEDKEFYGVNTSFGITKNISMNAEYAKENKSGDDAVAYGIKFDKLGLSATYKDVESGAATNYGTQAYDINNVSFLSEGYKGMEYKLERELNENTLFTVKYQDFENQAGTKDDNRTSAYLNVKF
- a CDS encoding S-layer homology domain-containing protein; this encodes MKKTLAAAITSALVIGVAGTTFAAANPFSDVKADHWSFDAVAKLAQEGVIEGYGDNSFRGDSHITRYEMAQMVAKAMAKEDKVNKQQKAMIDKLAAEYAAELDNLGVRVANLESKIDNVTWNGQLRLRTQKWETEGSDAASQNQVYYDLNLSAKINDAWTGHVELEGERVMNGVESNPMADDDGYATSNVYVEGPLFGANAKIGKFDSWSAQGHVLDDAMRGIELNYTSDKLDTVIRAGRINGGNDDYYTWQHDRGDKGGDGLNNMSEPANYAAIEFDYRTSPATTLQLGYHHLTSANKFATVNGTFDGMKDDTNNIFTAGFQTKLTNDLKLDAIYAKSSTDSNVPQTADSWGYNYDDNDGYAVYLRYKGADISDKGSYGMWVGYFDIPISTVISPTYYLGHSYEALEVGVGYVPAENVLAKVYYWDAKGIGDTPDADMYRAQVQFFF
- a CDS encoding LPS-assembly protein LptD, which encodes MNKPVKALCAAITLSIFLGTSVVVLAAEEINENIDTVQEVEIATSQQNTSKNQDNHKVKNKDKKSKKNENKKIEQEAAPPAPVFFDGDDISFDSNSGDVYARGNVIIIQEPAKIITDEVEGNTKTNEVWIKDWANIKQPNVDLNGHDIFYNYQQKTGKMGKTDGVVDKKFIHGENVEVSPEMITIYNGTITKCPAKKPDYRISAEKIEVWPNDKLIAYNAKFWVKDVVIYSTKKYTTEIGENREDAVFPEMGYNSSDGFFIKQTFTEPIGGEDSSVSAFFDFGYYTKHELKNSYGFVQRKPNYTLLLQQGHFMDDDDEWIKKEPEIKFNYATQRIGDGPWKYDFEAIYGKWKDEDKSSWHQDYTIYFSRDVIKLSDTLNLYVGAGYEIVRESYDHSQTNSLKYDVTFVNRFSDKLTGWSGYHYTQNNNSLFDYDSTDVAKELASGINYKLDDKNSITLEQSYDLENKRVADMDYTLSHDLHCWGMDITYREKRDEWKFMLKTKHWF
- a CDS encoding RuvC family protein — protein: MNILSIDPGREKSGVAILNQDEILLHQVIESEILIEFCIANIKKFKILAIVIGDGTSSKEAIKNLKNEIKEMPIYKINEYRTTDAAKIRYWKDNPPKGLKRFFPKGLLVPPRPIDDYAAIILGERYLENNKKKK
- the rfaE2 gene encoding D-glycero-beta-D-manno-heptose 1-phosphate adenylyltransferase, producing MLIPRRDIGVLADQIHMAKQKIVFTNGCFDILHAGHVRYLKNAKCFGDVLIIGLNSDKSVRALKGMGRPVNGEQDRVEVLGALKPVDYVVLFDDETAESLIEEIEPDIYVKGGDYTLDTLPEAKVVESYGGETKLIPLVPGRSSTNIINRIKACK
- a CDS encoding S-layer homology domain-containing protein; the encoded protein is MKKTLAAAITSALVIGAASTTFAAANPFSDVATDHWSFDAVAKLAQEGVIEGYGDNTFRGDSHITRYEMAQMVAKAMAKEDKANAQQKAMIDKLAAEYAAELDNLGVRVANLEEKVGNVTWGGKVRLRLISDDPSDGDRNTTTSQSYAELWANAKINSDWSAHVKVTSDRTMDKEETHLIGNDASSNNVFVEGPLFGADAKFGKFDVFTNNYGYVMDDPMTGAQLTWKGDKLTTTVRAGRLTDEFWVNEKYDDADNFLGYDNADTQSIELTYGLSNSANVNAAYYNVSTQNWDDENLHIWTLGFDSKLGEDWKIDAVYAKSNADGDDIKDNGYSVNLTYKGADIKTVGSYDVWLGYRNTPVSTQISTTNFGKKDYKGWELGFDYVPAENIQFQARYFDSKNIYDSDIKDKQVRAQVEFFF
- a CDS encoding glycosyltransferase family 9 protein, whose protein sequence is MTINNIMVVKLSAIGDVIHALPVSYAIKESFPNCRLTWVVEPPAYDLLRNNPYIDKIIVFEKKKFKSLGGFLKNIPSFSSVIRQEKYDVVLDLQGLGKSAAIAYLSNAPIKLGCANMREFSGWVSKPVCGRNQNGHIVERYLDVARELGCKVNQVVFPVKITQEESELAERIAQQAGMNIENKYVVLAVGANWPNKRWPTSYYAKLVDWLYDKNIIPVVIGGGVVDDRLIAEINEKSEIPPIDLVGKTTLKQLAYLIKKSVALVGGDTGPMHLAAGLGKSVVALMGPTDANRNGPYGQLGNIIEIDADCKYCWKRKCPLDKDCLAQISVEQVKEKLIHFI